A window from Kovacikia minuta CCNUW1 encodes these proteins:
- a CDS encoding N-6 DNA methylase translates to MGYLVDRTHRELTEAELARIAATYHAWRGEPGAGEYADVPGFCKSATLEDIKSHGYVLTPGRYVGAEEVEDDDEPFEEKMQRLTAKLEEQFAESAKLEAAIKENLRRLGL, encoded by the coding sequence ATGGGGTATCTGGTCGATCGCACCCATCGGGAGTTGACGGAAGCGGAGCTTGCCCGGATTGCAGCGACCTATCATGCGTGGCGTGGGGAACCTGGAGCAGGTGAGTATGCGGATGTGCCGGGGTTCTGTAAGAGTGCAACGCTGGAGGATATCAAGTCGCACGGGTATGTGCTAACTCCGGGGCGGTATGTGGGAGCGGAGGAAGTAGAGGATGACGATGAGCCGTTTGAGGAGAAAATGCAGCGGTTAACGGCAAAGCTAGAGGAGCAGTTTGCGGAAAGTGCCAAACTAGAAGCAGCCATTAAAGAAAATCTCAGGAGGCTGGGGTTATGA
- a CDS encoding IS3 family transposase (programmed frameshift) — MRSVSTPAHNGAQASGVRNPEVVEKAQRRIYTAEYKLRILQETDSCSEGQIGAILRREGLYSSHLTTWRRQRQAGQLAALTDNKRGRKPMPANPLNAEVERLRRENERLSQRLQQAELIIDIQKKACAILNITLATKHQRHQRLMSAVEQLAPTMGVAPVCQGLGVSRASYYRKQKPKGEPKPKPKPERALSNEERQQVLDLLHSDRFVDQSPQEVYATLLDEGTYLCSMRTMYRILADHAEVRERRHQLRHPNYQKPELLATGANQLWSWDITKLYGPYKWTYYYLYVILDVFSRYVVGWMVAHRESASLAERLIEQTTQKQQIQPGQLTIHADRGAAMTSKAVALLLSDLGVTKTHSRPHVSNDNPYSEAQFKTLKYQPQFPKQFGSIEDARTFCQTFFQWYNHDHHHSGIGLLTPAILHYGQAPAVTQQRQQVLQATYLTHPERFVKGLPMPPAIPTEAWINPPVVSTAQGQEQH, encoded by the exons ATGCGTTCTGTCTCCACTCCTGCCCATAACGGCGCTCAAGCATCCGGTGTACGTAATCCCGAAGTGGTAGAAAAAGCACAACGTCGAATTTACACGGCTGAGTACAAGCTACGGATTCTTCAAGAAACCGACAGTTGTAGTGAAGGACAAATTGGTGCGATTTTGCGGCGTGAGGGACTGTACTCGTCGCACTTGACGACCTGGCGACGACAACGACAAGCCGGACAACTGGCAGCGTTAACGGACAACAAGCGGGGGCGCAAACCTATGCCAGCCAATCCTTTGAATGCTGAGGTCGAGCGGTTGCGACGGGAGAATGAACGGCTCAGCCAACGGCTGCAACAAGCCGAGTTGATCATCGATATTCAAAAAAAAGCTTGTGCGATCTTAAACATCACGCTGGCGACGA AACACCAGCGACACCAGCGATTGATGAGTGCCGTTGAACAACTGGCACCGACAATGGGTGTTGCACCGGTTTGTCAGGGATTGGGGGTCAGCCGTGCTAGCTACTATCGCAAGCAAAAGCCTAAGGGTGAACCCAAACCCAAGCCGAAACCTGAGCGTGCGCTCAGCAATGAGGAACGACAACAGGTTTTGGATCTACTGCATAGTGACCGTTTTGTAGACCAATCCCCCCAGGAGGTATACGCCACCCTACTCGACGAAGGCACTTATCTATGTTCGATGCGCACGATGTACCGCATCCTGGCAGACCATGCCGAAGTGAGGGAACGCCGCCATCAATTACGCCACCCCAACTACCAAAAGCCCGAACTGCTGGCAACCGGGGCAAACCAGTTGTGGTCATGGGACATCACCAAACTCTATGGACCTTACAAATGGACTTACTACTATCTCTATGTCATCTTGGATGTCTTCAGTCGCTATGTTGTGGGCTGGATGGTCGCCCACCGGGAATCCGCTTCCCTGGCAGAACGGCTGATTGAGCAAACTACTCAAAAACAACAGATCCAGCCCGGACAGTTAACGATTCATGCTGACCGAGGAGCCGCGATGACGTCAAAGGCGGTTGCCCTGTTGCTGTCTGACCTCGGTGTGACCAAAACCCATTCTCGTCCCCATGTGTCCAATGACAACCCTTATTCCGAAGCGCAGTTCAAGACCCTCAAGTACCAGCCTCAATTTCCCAAACAGTTTGGCTCAATTGAAGATGCTCGCACCTTTTGTCAAACCTTTTTCCAGTGGTATAACCACGACCATCACCATAGCGGTATCGGCTTGTTAACACCTGCGATCTTGCACTACGGACAAGCCCCGGCCGTGACGCAACAAAGACAGCAGGTGTTGCAAGCTACATACCTCACCCATCCAGAACGTTTTGTCAAAGGTTTGCCAATGCCTCCTGCCATTCCTACAGAAGCTTGGATTAATCCGCCGGTAGTTTCCACTGCCCAGGGACAAGAGCAACACTAA
- a CDS encoding GNAT family N-acetyltransferase gives MPVRYEVPIIRERDDQVVKALLVTLAEKHLHDFEGLWKQRLRSSEQADQFWDWELKHRAYLSSVAYEGYAIECEQITQGLMLIATQGHHSQFEPHRRLVYVHSLASAPWNRPSLQTPVEFRAVGRTLLQFARFRSEELGYEGLVGLHALPGAEGFYRRMGMIDCGADGMKEDLTYFEWYCRRPSLLEELDL, from the coding sequence GTGCCGGTTCGCTATGAAGTCCCGATTATTCGAGAACGGGATGATCAGGTTGTTAAAGCCCTGCTGGTCACACTCGCGGAGAAGCACCTCCACGACTTTGAGGGACTCTGGAAGCAACGCCTGCGCTCATCTGAACAAGCAGACCAGTTCTGGGACTGGGAACTCAAACATCGGGCGTATCTGTCGAGTGTTGCCTATGAGGGCTATGCGATTGAATGTGAGCAGATCACGCAGGGATTGATGCTGATTGCAACTCAGGGTCATCACTCCCAATTTGAGCCCCATCGGCGTTTAGTCTATGTCCATTCCCTCGCTTCTGCTCCCTGGAATCGTCCCAGTCTTCAGACTCCGGTTGAGTTTCGAGCGGTGGGACGGACCCTACTCCAATTTGCCCGCTTTCGGAGTGAGGAACTAGGATATGAAGGACTGGTGGGACTGCATGCTCTACCAGGGGCCGAGGGCTTCTATCGCAGGATGGGCATGATTGATTGTGGCGCTGACGGGATGAAGGAGGACTTAACGTACTTTGAGTGGTATTGTCGCCGTCCCTCCTTATTGGAGGAGCTAGACCTGTAG